A single window of Triplophysa rosa linkage group LG20, Trosa_1v2, whole genome shotgun sequence DNA harbors:
- the cdc42 gene encoding cell division control protein 42 homolog isoform X1, producing the protein MQTIKCVVVGDGAVGKTCLLISYTTNKFPSEYVPTVFDNYAVTVMIGGEPYTLGLFDTAGQEDYDRLRPLSYPQTDVFLVCFSVVSPSSFENVKEKWVPEITHHCPKTPFLLVGTQIDLRDDPSTIEKLAKNKQKPITPETAEKLARDLKAVKYVECSALTQKGLKNVFDEAILAALEPPEPKKKRKCVLL; encoded by the exons ATGCAGACGATCAAGTGTGTTGTTGTTGGCGACGGTGCCGTGGGCAAAACCTGTCTATTAATCTCCTATACAACTAATAAATTCCCTTCGGAATATGTACCAACG GTCTTTGATAACTATGCAGTTACGGTTATGATTGGCGGTGAGCCGTACACTCTTGGACTGTTTGACACTGCAG GTCAGGAAGATTACGATAGATTACGACCTTTGAGCTACCCCCAGACAGATGTCTTCTTAGTCTGTTTCTCAGTTGTTTCACCTTCTTCGTTTGAAAACGTTAAAGAAAAG TGGGTACCTGAGATCACCCACCACTGTCCAAAGACCCCCTTCCTGCTAGTGGGGACACAGATCGATCTGAGAGATGATCCCTCAACCATTGAGAAGCTTGCCAAGAACAAACAGAAACCCATCACTCCGGAGACAGCAGAGAAGCTGGCTCGCGATTTGAAGGCCGTCAAATATGTGGAGTGCTCCGCTCTCACACAG AAAGGACTAAAGAACGTATTTGACGAGGCGATTTTGGCAGCCCTGGAACCCCCCGAGCCCAAGAAGAAGCGCAAATGTGTGCTGCTATGA
- the cdc42 gene encoding cell division control protein 42 homolog isoform X2, with protein sequence MQTIKCVVVGDGAVGKTCLLISYTTNKFPSEYVPTVFDNYAVTVMIGGEPYTLGLFDTAGQEDYDRLRPLSYPQTDVFLVCFSVVSPSSFENVKEKWVPEITHHCPKTPFLLVGTQIDLRDDPSTIEKLAKNKQKPITPETAEKLARDLKAVKYVECSALTQRGLKNVFDEAILAALEPPETQRKRKCCIF encoded by the exons ATGCAGACGATCAAGTGTGTTGTTGTTGGCGACGGTGCCGTGGGCAAAACCTGTCTATTAATCTCCTATACAACTAATAAATTCCCTTCGGAATATGTACCAACG GTCTTTGATAACTATGCAGTTACGGTTATGATTGGCGGTGAGCCGTACACTCTTGGACTGTTTGACACTGCAG GTCAGGAAGATTACGATAGATTACGACCTTTGAGCTACCCCCAGACAGATGTCTTCTTAGTCTGTTTCTCAGTTGTTTCACCTTCTTCGTTTGAAAACGTTAAAGAAAAG TGGGTACCTGAGATCACCCACCACTGTCCAAAGACCCCCTTCCTGCTAGTGGGGACACAGATCGATCTGAGAGATGATCCCTCAACCATTGAGAAGCTTGCCAAGAACAAACAGAAACCCATCACTCCGGAGACAGCAGAGAAGCTGGCTCGCGATTTGAAGGCCGTCAAATATGTGGAGTGCTCCGCTCTCACACAG CGAGGTCTGAAGAATGTATTTGATGAAGCTATCCTAGCTGCCCTCGAACCTCCTGAAACGCAGCGAAAACGGAAGTGCTGTATATTTTAA